Proteins from one Staphylococcus sp. IVB6214 genomic window:
- the mnmA gene encoding tRNA 2-thiouridine(34) synthase MnmA: MTNKNTRVVVGMSGGVDSSVTAHLLKEQGYDVIGIFMKNWDDTDENGVCTATEDYNDVIAVCNQIGIPYYAVNFEQEYWDKVFTYFLDEYKKGRTPNPDVMCNKEIKFKAFLEHALKLGADYVATGHYARVRRNEDGSVEMLRGVDQNKDQTYFLNQLTEAQLQKVMFPIGDIDKKEVRKIALEQDLATAKKKDSTGICFIGERNFKTFLSQYLPAQSGEMRTLNGELKGQHSGLMYYTIGQRHGLGIGGDGDPWFVVGKNLEDNVLYVEQGFHHDALYSDYLVASDVSFVNPIDLSEPLKCTAKFRYRQQDTGVTITKESDDAIRVTFDEPVRAITPGQAVVFYDGDVCLGGATIDDVYKNSGQLSYVV, translated from the coding sequence GTGACAAATAAAAACACGCGTGTTGTTGTCGGTATGTCTGGCGGTGTTGACAGTTCTGTAACAGCACATTTATTAAAAGAACAAGGGTATGATGTCATCGGTATTTTTATGAAAAACTGGGATGATACGGATGAGAATGGCGTGTGTACGGCAACGGAAGATTACAATGACGTGATTGCGGTATGTAATCAAATTGGTATTCCATATTATGCGGTGAACTTTGAACAAGAATATTGGGATAAAGTTTTCACATACTTTTTAGATGAATATAAAAAAGGACGCACGCCAAATCCTGATGTGATGTGTAATAAAGAAATTAAGTTTAAGGCTTTCTTAGAGCATGCGTTGAAGCTTGGTGCGGACTATGTTGCGACAGGTCACTATGCACGTGTGAGACGCAATGAAGATGGTAGTGTAGAAATGCTACGTGGTGTAGACCAAAACAAAGACCAAACATATTTCTTAAATCAATTAACAGAAGCACAATTACAAAAAGTAATGTTCCCAATTGGTGATATTGACAAAAAAGAAGTGCGCAAAATTGCATTAGAACAAGACTTGGCTACGGCGAAGAAAAAAGACTCAACAGGAATTTGTTTCATTGGTGAACGTAACTTCAAAACATTCCTATCACAATATTTGCCAGCACAATCGGGTGAAATGCGTACACTGAATGGTGAATTAAAAGGTCAGCATAGTGGACTTATGTATTACACAATTGGACAAAGACATGGCTTAGGTATTGGTGGCGATGGCGATCCATGGTTCGTAGTCGGCAAGAACTTGGAAGATAACGTATTGTATGTCGAACAAGGGTTCCACCACGATGCCTTGTATAGTGATTATCTTGTTGCATCTGACGTATCATTCGTAAATCCAATAGATTTGTCTGAGCCGTTGAAATGTACAGCGAAATTTAGATATCGTCAACAAGATACAGGTGTAACTATCACGAAAGAAAGTGATGATGCTATTCGTGTGACATTTGATGAACCAGTACGTGCGATTACACCAGGACAAGCAGTTGTTTTTTATGACGGTGATGTTTGCCTAGGTGGCGCAACAATTGACGATGTATACAAAAATAGTGGTCAACTAAGCTACGTTGTATAA
- a CDS encoding IreB family regulatory phosphoprotein gives MANFDKTMKFNHDDIPKADVDAVLNNVYNTLEERGYNAVNQIVGYLLSGDPAYIPRHNEARNQIRHIDRDDIMEELVSFYLKHNSEKEHNA, from the coding sequence ATGGCAAATTTTGATAAAACAATGAAGTTTAACCACGACGATATCCCAAAAGCAGATGTTGATGCAGTTCTAAACAATGTGTATAACACATTGGAAGAACGTGGCTACAATGCTGTCAATCAGATTGTAGGCTACCTACTATCAGGTGACCCAGCGTACATTCCACGTCATAACGAAGCGAGAAATCAAATTCGACACATTGATCGCGATGATATTATGGAGGAACTTGTGTCGTTCTATTTAAAGCATAATAGCGAAAAAGAACATAATGCTTAA
- the ruvX gene encoding Holliday junction resolvase RuvX, translated as MLKHKIIGLDVGSKTVGVAISDMMGWTAQGLDTLRINEEQNELGLDTLIEIIERERVGTVVIGLPKNMNNSIGFRGEASLHYKEALAERMPQLEIVMWDERLSTSAAERSLLEADVSRAKRKKVIDKMAAVFILQGYLDSLN; from the coding sequence ATGCTTAAACATAAAATTATTGGATTAGATGTTGGGAGTAAGACTGTGGGTGTTGCGATAAGCGACATGATGGGTTGGACAGCACAAGGATTGGATACACTCCGTATTAACGAAGAACAGAATGAACTCGGATTAGACACCTTAATTGAGATCATTGAACGAGAGCGTGTAGGGACCGTCGTGATCGGATTGCCGAAAAACATGAATAATTCGATTGGCTTCCGCGGAGAAGCATCGTTACATTATAAAGAAGCATTAGCTGAACGCATGCCGCAACTCGAAATTGTCATGTGGGATGAGCGTTTAAGTACTTCTGCAGCGGAACGTTCGCTGCTTGAAGCGGATGTTTCTAGAGCAAAACGAAAAAAAGTAATTGATAAGATGGCGGCTGTATTTATTTTACAAGGCTATTTAGATTCACTAAATTAA
- a CDS encoding O-methyltransferase has protein sequence MENLNQSYFLGLQTYDSDLDQLRHFAEENKVPIVDQLSLDLVKQIIRIHQPTEILELGTAIGYSSMHFASVSSDIRVTTIERNDEMIAYAKQNFSQFQYTEQIRLIEADAAQAFSMVNDRTYDMIFIDAAKAQSKKFFELYSPLLNEGGIIITDNVLYHGFVANIDIVRSRNVKQMVKKVQKFNQWLSEQSDFKTNFINMDDGLAISIKERKND, from the coding sequence ATGGAAAATTTAAATCAATCTTATTTTTTAGGATTGCAAACATATGACAGCGATTTGGATCAATTGCGTCATTTTGCAGAAGAAAACAAAGTGCCTATTGTTGATCAACTATCGCTTGATTTAGTAAAACAAATCATTCGTATACATCAGCCGACAGAGATTTTAGAGTTAGGTACGGCAATTGGATATAGCAGCATGCATTTTGCGTCTGTGTCATCGGATATTCGTGTGACGACAATTGAACGTAACGATGAAATGATTGCTTATGCTAAACAAAATTTTTCTCAGTTTCAATATACAGAACAGATTAGGTTGATTGAAGCAGATGCAGCACAAGCATTTTCAATGGTAAATGATCGGACATATGATATGATTTTTATCGATGCAGCAAAGGCACAATCTAAAAAGTTTTTCGAGCTTTATAGTCCTTTGTTAAATGAAGGTGGCATCATCATTACAGACAATGTGTTATATCATGGTTTTGTTGCGAATATTGATATTGTACGCAGTCGCAATGTGAAACAAATGGTTAAAAAAGTACAGAAATTTAATCAATGGCTAAGTGAACAATCTGATTTTAAAACGAATTTTATAAATATGGATGATGGTTTAGCTATTTCAATAAAGGAGCGCAAAAATGACTGA
- a CDS encoding tetratricopeptide repeat protein produces MEQEQIHNLIKQGQFDKALQACFDNIEAAPEQVENYINSGILLAEAGEIEKAERFFQRAIELQSDNGVIYYNLANVYFNEGRFQEAIKLYQMAISKQLESKDVYFMLGMSFIQLEAKEKALPFLMRASELDTNFEDIEAQFQYGLVLCELEMFDQAIPLLERILEEDPKHADAQYNLTLAKYMTDEDIDAAIQGFENAIEMDDAHMLSHHALKTFKMIQEQEG; encoded by the coding sequence ATGGAACAAGAACAAATACATAACTTAATTAAACAAGGACAATTCGATAAGGCCTTGCAAGCTTGCTTTGATAATATCGAAGCGGCTCCTGAACAAGTTGAAAATTACATTAATTCCGGAATTTTATTAGCGGAAGCAGGAGAAATTGAAAAAGCTGAGAGATTTTTTCAACGCGCAATAGAATTGCAATCGGATAATGGAGTTATTTATTATAACTTAGCCAATGTGTACTTTAATGAAGGACGTTTTCAAGAAGCAATTAAGCTTTATCAAATGGCGATCAGTAAACAGTTAGAATCAAAAGATGTATATTTCATGCTCGGCATGTCTTTCATTCAGTTAGAGGCAAAAGAAAAGGCACTTCCGTTTTTAATGCGTGCTTCAGAGTTAGATACAAATTTTGAAGATATTGAAGCACAATTTCAATATGGATTAGTGTTGTGTGAACTTGAAATGTTTGATCAAGCGATTCCATTATTAGAACGCATTTTAGAAGAAGATCCGAAACATGCAGATGCTCAATATAATTTAACGCTAGCTAAATATATGACGGATGAAGATATCGACGCTGCGATACAAGGTTTTGAAAACGCAATCGAAATGGATGATGCACATATGTTAAGTCATCATGCGTTAAAGACGTTTAAAATGATTCAAGAACAGGAGGGATAA
- a CDS encoding ATP-dependent RecD-like DNA helicase, whose protein sequence is MENPTLLDSTYVKGEVVLILFQNTDNFYTVLKVEVDDTNGDFEDEVTVVGYFPDIVEDETYLFKGYVVQHARYGQQLKAETFQKELPQTKDAVISYLSSSLFKGIGVKTAESIVETLGEDAIHQILNDASCLSRVPRLSKDKQEQIAQQVYQNQESEQIMIRLNELGFGSKLAMDIYKFYQADTLKVLDNNPYQLVYDIKGVGFQKADQLAQQLGIHPMHQDRLRAGILYVVEETCLKNGHTYLPADALIHAAIELLSKNQPETIEEPPMHDCMTQLVEEQKLIAVDDIVAIPSLYYSELKSTQNLFKVANHKQALTQFDLSDIQLHIGEIEEMNEVSYAASQKDALECALQNKVMLLTGGPGTGKTTVIKGIVQLYAEMHGLSLDYDDYDEGEAFPVVLAAPTGRASKRLHESTGLEAMTIHRLIGWNQETKPDDLLEHEIDARLIIIDEMSMVDTWLFHQFMNAVPLDAQIVLVGDEDQLPSVGPGQVFKDLIDADVLPRINLTEVYRQQDGSSIIDLAHRIKLGQDVDITKRYHDRSFIACQTHQIPEIVDKIVSNAVGKGYTMSDIQVLAPMYRGSAGIQKLNQVLQNILNPKEGDDHREVAFGDVLFRKGDKVLQLVNRPDDNVFNGDIGEIIGIFWAKENALNKDVVIVDYEGNEITYMRSDLTELTHAYCTSIHKSQGSEFPIVIMPIVKQYYRMLQKPILYTGLTRAKQSLVFLGDADAFNMGLQTEGQTRLTQLQTFLTMYFKGDTEDSETNDAVETTFVLTESNMYQVNPMINMGETTPYDFLEIDKR, encoded by the coding sequence GTGGAAAACCCAACGCTACTAGATAGTACTTATGTAAAAGGTGAAGTGGTTCTTATCCTTTTTCAAAATACGGACAATTTTTATACAGTATTAAAAGTTGAAGTTGATGATACGAATGGCGATTTTGAAGATGAAGTGACAGTCGTTGGGTATTTTCCAGATATCGTTGAAGATGAAACGTATCTTTTTAAGGGTTATGTTGTACAGCACGCACGATATGGGCAACAGTTAAAAGCTGAAACATTTCAAAAAGAACTCCCTCAAACGAAAGATGCGGTGATATCGTATCTCTCTAGTTCACTATTTAAAGGGATTGGTGTCAAAACAGCAGAATCAATTGTTGAAACACTTGGAGAAGATGCCATTCATCAAATATTAAATGATGCATCATGCTTGTCTCGTGTACCGCGCCTGTCAAAAGATAAACAAGAACAAATTGCCCAACAAGTATACCAAAATCAAGAAAGCGAACAAATTATGATTCGTTTGAACGAACTCGGTTTTGGTTCAAAACTTGCAATGGATATATATAAGTTTTATCAGGCAGATACATTAAAAGTTCTTGATAATAATCCATATCAACTTGTTTATGATATTAAAGGAGTTGGTTTTCAAAAGGCGGACCAATTGGCACAGCAACTAGGAATTCATCCGATGCATCAAGACCGCTTGCGTGCAGGGATTCTCTATGTTGTGGAAGAGACATGCCTTAAAAATGGACACACTTATTTACCAGCTGATGCATTAATTCATGCAGCAATTGAATTGCTCTCGAAAAACCAGCCTGAAACAATAGAAGAGCCACCTATGCATGATTGTATGACGCAACTTGTTGAAGAACAGAAACTAATCGCAGTTGATGACATTGTGGCAATTCCAAGCTTGTACTACTCAGAACTAAAGAGCACGCAGAATTTATTTAAAGTCGCAAACCATAAACAAGCATTAACCCAATTTGATTTATCTGATATACAACTACATATTGGTGAAATTGAAGAAATGAATGAAGTGAGTTATGCAGCATCACAAAAAGATGCATTGGAATGTGCGTTACAAAATAAAGTGATGTTGTTAACAGGCGGGCCGGGTACAGGTAAAACCACTGTAATTAAGGGCATTGTTCAATTATACGCTGAAATGCACGGTCTCTCACTTGATTATGATGATTATGACGAAGGAGAAGCTTTTCCAGTCGTACTTGCTGCACCAACAGGGCGTGCATCGAAGCGACTTCATGAGTCAACAGGACTTGAAGCAATGACAATTCATCGGCTTATCGGTTGGAATCAAGAGACGAAGCCAGATGACTTGTTGGAACATGAAATTGATGCAAGGTTGATTATCATCGATGAGATGTCGATGGTGGATACGTGGCTCTTTCACCAATTCATGAATGCTGTGCCACTGGATGCTCAAATTGTACTGGTAGGCGATGAAGACCAATTACCATCTGTCGGACCAGGACAAGTGTTTAAAGACTTAATAGACGCCGATGTGTTACCGAGAATTAACTTAACAGAAGTGTATCGTCAACAAGATGGATCGAGCATTATAGATTTGGCACATCGCATTAAGTTAGGTCAAGATGTAGATATTACGAAAAGATATCACGACCGCTCATTTATCGCATGTCAAACACATCAAATTCCAGAGATTGTCGATAAAATTGTATCCAATGCAGTTGGCAAAGGATATACAATGTCGGATATTCAAGTACTCGCACCGATGTATCGAGGGAGTGCAGGGATTCAAAAACTCAATCAAGTTCTTCAAAATATATTGAATCCCAAAGAAGGCGATGATCATCGTGAAGTCGCATTCGGTGATGTGTTATTCCGTAAAGGTGATAAAGTGTTACAGTTAGTGAACCGACCGGACGACAATGTGTTTAACGGAGATATCGGTGAGATTATCGGTATCTTTTGGGCAAAGGAGAATGCCTTGAATAAAGATGTCGTTATTGTTGATTATGAAGGGAACGAGATTACCTATATGCGATCCGACCTTACAGAATTAACACATGCTTATTGTACGTCGATTCATAAGTCGCAAGGATCAGAGTTTCCAATTGTCATTATGCCGATTGTCAAACAGTATTATCGCATGCTCCAGAAGCCAATATTGTATACAGGACTAACACGTGCAAAACAATCACTCGTATTCTTGGGTGATGCGGATGCGTTTAACATGGGACTACAAACTGAAGGGCAGACACGTTTAACGCAGTTACAAACTTTTTTAACGATGTACTTTAAAGGAGATACGGAAGACAGTGAGACGAACGATGCAGTTGAGACAACATTTGTGCTAACTGAGTCAAATATGTATCAAGTCAATCCGATGATTAATATGGGTGAAACAACACCTTATGATTTTTTAGAAATTGACAAAAGATGA
- a CDS encoding DUF1292 domain-containing protein, whose amino-acid sequence MTNENHNINELEINNDEALLTLYDEEGNEVLYRKMLEFYHPEFDKEYVILAEEGAQADDDDLIELVPMINEPDESGDGGRFVAIETEKEWDMIEEVVNTNFDETEE is encoded by the coding sequence ATGACAAACGAAAACCATAATATTAACGAATTAGAAATTAATAACGATGAAGCTTTATTAACATTATACGACGAAGAAGGTAACGAAGTATTATACCGTAAAATGTTAGAATTCTATCATCCAGAATTTGATAAAGAATATGTCATTTTAGCTGAAGAAGGCGCACAAGCAGATGACGATGATTTAATCGAATTAGTCCCAATGATTAACGAACCAGATGAATCTGGTGACGGTGGTCGTTTCGTAGCAATCGAAACAGAAAAAGAATGGGATATGATTGAAGAAGTTGTAAATACAAACTTCGATGAAACAGAAGAATAA
- the alaS gene encoding alanine--tRNA ligase has protein sequence MKNLKASDIRQMYLDFFVEKGHMVEPSAPLVPIDDDSLLWINSGVATLKKYFDGREVPKKPRIVNAQKSIRTNDIENVGFTARHHTFFEMLGNFSIGDYFKKEAVSFAWEFLTSDKWMAMEPEKLYVTIHPEDTEAYDLWHDMIGLSEDRIIRIEGNFWDIGEGPSGPNTEIFYDRGEEYGKEDPAEEMYPGGENERYLEVWNLVFSEFNHNKDHSYTPLPSKNIDTGMGLERMASISQNVRTNYETDLFMPIMQEIEKISGKHYLKNAQDDVAFKVIADHIRTIAFAISDGALPANEGRGYVLRRLLRRAVRFSQTLNINEPFMYRLVEIVAEIMEPYYPNVKEKQDFIARVIKSEETRFHETLEEGLSILNGLIAQSKEQDGMIAGEDAFKLYDTYGFPIELTQEIAENEGLTIDMSGFETHMEAQRNRAREARQNSQSMQVQSEVLKQIDTDSTFVGYDQLETTARLTDIIVDGTRVSEADADQTVYFILDQTPFYAVSGGQVADKGVIATDDFEIEVTEVIKAPNGQNLHTGYVKFGTVAEGAEVTATVDSKSRKAIMKNHSATHLLHAALKEVLGSHVNQAGSLVDSERLRFDFSHIAAMTQEELQLVEQRVNEEIWNSIDVSINEMPIDEAKAQGAMALFGEKYGDVVRVVDMKPFSIELCGGTHVKNTSEIGLFKITSESGTGAGVRRIEAVTGQAAFMYLERYLERFNSIKAQVKAKADEQVIEKVENLQVQEKTLQQTIEAKNKEINALKMGNIEDKVTHINDMPVLITEVEVDNAKAMRTTMDDFKSKLQDAIIVLASDVGGKVSIVATVPKQYVERVKAGDIIKEMAPIVGGKGGGRPDMAQGGGTDPSQITAALQFVETYIKSL, from the coding sequence ATGAAAAATTTAAAAGCTAGTGATATACGACAAATGTATCTTGATTTCTTCGTTGAGAAGGGACATATGGTAGAGCCATCAGCACCTTTAGTACCTATTGATGACGATTCATTGTTATGGATTAACTCAGGTGTTGCGACGTTAAAAAAATATTTTGACGGCCGTGAAGTACCGAAAAAACCACGTATTGTGAACGCACAAAAATCAATTCGTACAAACGATATTGAGAATGTTGGTTTTACAGCACGTCACCATACATTCTTTGAAATGTTAGGTAACTTCTCAATTGGTGATTATTTCAAAAAAGAAGCTGTATCATTTGCATGGGAGTTTTTAACAAGTGACAAATGGATGGCAATGGAACCGGAAAAACTTTATGTAACAATCCATCCTGAAGATACAGAAGCTTATGATTTATGGCATGACATGATTGGACTATCAGAAGATCGTATCATTCGAATTGAAGGGAATTTCTGGGATATCGGTGAAGGTCCGTCTGGTCCAAATACTGAGATTTTCTATGATCGTGGTGAAGAATATGGCAAAGAGGATCCAGCAGAAGAAATGTATCCAGGTGGAGAAAACGAACGCTATCTAGAAGTGTGGAACCTTGTATTCAGTGAGTTCAACCATAATAAGGATCATAGTTATACACCACTACCAAGTAAAAATATTGATACTGGCATGGGGCTAGAGCGTATGGCCTCAATATCTCAAAATGTTCGTACAAACTACGAGACAGACTTGTTCATGCCAATTATGCAAGAAATTGAGAAAATCTCTGGTAAGCATTATTTAAAAAATGCACAAGATGATGTTGCTTTTAAAGTAATTGCAGATCATATCCGTACAATTGCATTTGCGATTTCAGATGGTGCATTACCAGCTAACGAAGGACGTGGCTATGTATTACGACGTTTATTACGTCGTGCAGTTCGTTTCAGTCAAACGTTGAACATCAACGAACCATTTATGTATCGATTAGTGGAAATTGTTGCGGAAATCATGGAACCATATTATCCAAATGTAAAAGAAAAACAAGACTTTATTGCACGTGTCATCAAGTCTGAAGAAACACGCTTCCACGAAACATTAGAAGAAGGACTTTCTATCTTAAACGGCTTAATTGCACAATCAAAAGAACAAGACGGTATGATTGCAGGTGAAGATGCGTTTAAATTGTATGATACGTATGGTTTCCCAATTGAATTAACACAAGAAATTGCAGAAAATGAAGGATTAACAATTGATATGTCTGGCTTTGAAACACACATGGAAGCACAGCGTAATCGAGCACGTGAAGCACGTCAAAATAGCCAATCTATGCAGGTTCAAAGTGAAGTGTTAAAGCAAATTGACACAGACAGTACGTTTGTTGGTTACGATCAACTTGAAACGACAGCACGTTTGACAGACATTATTGTTGATGGTACACGTGTATCAGAAGCGGATGCAGATCAGACAGTATACTTTATTTTAGATCAAACGCCATTCTACGCAGTGAGCGGTGGCCAAGTTGCAGATAAAGGCGTTATAGCGACTGATGATTTTGAAATCGAAGTGACGGAAGTTATTAAAGCACCTAATGGTCAAAACTTGCATACTGGTTATGTGAAGTTTGGTACAGTGGCTGAAGGTGCAGAAGTGACTGCAACAGTTGACAGCAAATCTCGTAAGGCGATTATGAAAAACCACAGTGCGACACACTTGTTACATGCAGCCTTAAAAGAAGTACTAGGTAGTCATGTTAACCAAGCAGGTTCTTTGGTAGACAGTGAGCGTTTACGTTTCGACTTCTCACATATTGCAGCAATGACACAAGAAGAGTTACAACTTGTTGAGCAACGTGTGAATGAAGAAATTTGGAACAGTATTGATGTCTCAATCAACGAAATGCCTATCGACGAAGCGAAAGCACAAGGTGCAATGGCATTGTTCGGTGAAAAATATGGCGACGTCGTTCGTGTTGTAGATATGAAACCTTTCTCAATTGAGTTGTGCGGTGGTACACATGTTAAAAATACATCTGAAATTGGCCTGTTTAAGATTACAAGCGAATCAGGTACTGGGGCAGGAGTGCGCCGTATTGAAGCGGTGACAGGGCAAGCGGCATTTATGTATTTAGAACGTTACTTAGAGCGCTTTAATTCCATCAAAGCACAAGTAAAAGCAAAAGCAGACGAACAAGTGATTGAGAAGGTTGAAAACTTGCAAGTACAAGAAAAAACATTGCAACAAACAATTGAAGCGAAAAACAAAGAAATTAACGCATTAAAAATGGGTAACATTGAGGATAAAGTGACACATATTAATGATATGCCAGTGTTAATTACGGAAGTTGAAGTGGATAATGCGAAAGCGATGCGTACAACAATGGATGATTTTAAATCTAAATTGCAAGATGCGATTATTGTATTAGCTAGTGATGTTGGCGGTAAAGTATCTATCGTTGCAACTGTACCAAAACAATATGTTGAACGTGTCAAAGCGGGAGATATTATTAAAGAAATGGCACCGATTGTTGGTGGTAAAGGTGGCGGTCGTCCAGATATGGCACAAGGCGGCGGTACAGATCCAAGTCAGATAACAGCAGCATTACAATTTGTTGAAACTTACATTAAATCATTATAA